One Halomonas sp. THAF5a genomic region harbors:
- a CDS encoding MFS transporter — protein MSRLLRHHPLAVIVLAQLCGTSLWFSVNGVGLSLARDLGFTEADLGGLTLAVQAGFILGTLAIAASGLADRFRASRLFAASCLLGALINAGFVLAAEHATAGLLLRFATGLCLAGIYPLGMKLVIGWTPTHKGAALAWLVGMLTLGTALPHLLRGSTPGLPWAWPLLGASLLALAGGAAIYRLGDGPHLPPPAGPTRLREGLAGLRAPRFRAVAGGYFGHCWELYALWMLTPFLVARELERLAAPMDLVPWLAFGVIALGLVGCVWGGELSRRLGSLWVARRALAVSGLTCLAYPLLAWAPPGLLLALLAVWGLTVIADSPQFSALAAATAPHARVGSTLAVMNAVGFALTLPAISLTSSLWAAQGPWVLWWLLPGPALGLWALRGLTETAPRQAPRAAP, from the coding sequence ATGAGCCGCCTCCTGCGCCATCACCCCCTCGCCGTGATCGTGCTGGCCCAGCTCTGCGGCACCTCGCTATGGTTCTCCGTCAACGGTGTAGGCCTCTCGCTGGCCCGCGACCTCGGCTTCACCGAGGCCGACCTCGGCGGGCTGACGCTGGCCGTCCAGGCCGGCTTCATCCTCGGCACCCTGGCCATCGCCGCCAGCGGCCTGGCCGACCGCTTCCGGGCCAGCCGGCTCTTCGCCGCCTCCTGCCTGCTCGGCGCACTGATCAACGCCGGCTTCGTGCTGGCCGCCGAGCACGCCACCGCCGGCCTGCTGCTGCGCTTCGCCACCGGCCTGTGCCTGGCCGGCATCTACCCCCTGGGCATGAAGCTCGTGATCGGCTGGACGCCGACCCACAAGGGGGCGGCCCTGGCCTGGCTGGTCGGCATGCTGACGCTGGGCACCGCCCTGCCCCATCTGCTGCGCGGCTCGACCCCGGGGCTGCCGTGGGCGTGGCCGCTGCTCGGCGCCTCGCTGCTGGCGCTGGCGGGGGGCGCGGCCATCTACCGGCTCGGCGACGGTCCGCACCTGCCGCCCCCGGCCGGCCCCACCCGGCTGCGGGAGGGCCTGGCGGGACTTCGCGCGCCGCGCTTTCGTGCCGTGGCGGGTGGCTACTTCGGGCACTGCTGGGAGCTCTACGCCCTGTGGATGCTGACGCCCTTCCTGGTAGCGAGAGAGCTTGAGCGCCTGGCGGCACCGATGGACCTGGTGCCGTGGCTCGCCTTCGGGGTCATCGCCCTGGGGCTGGTCGGCTGCGTGTGGGGCGGCGAGCTGAGCCGCCGGCTGGGCAGCCTCTGGGTGGCCCGGCGGGCGCTCGCCGTCTCGGGGCTGACTTGCCTCGCCTACCCGCTGCTGGCCTGGGCGCCGCCAGGCCTGCTGCTCGCGCTGCTCGCCGTCTGGGGGCTCACGGTGATCGCCGACTCGCCCCAGTTCTCGGCCCTGGCCGCGGCCACCGCGCCCCACGCCCGGGTCGGCTCGACGCTCGCCGTGATGAACGCGGTGGGCTTCGCCCTGACCCTACCGGCGATTTCGCTGACCTCGAGCCTGTGGGCCGCCCAGGGCCCCTGGGTGCTGTGGTGGCTGCTGCCGGGGCCGGCGCTGGGGCTCTGGGCGCTGCGTGGCCTGACCGAGACCGCGCCCCGACAGGCGCCGCGCGCCGCCCCCTGA
- the pstC gene encoding phosphate ABC transporter permease subunit PstC has translation MQTDQLLPLFSGVLLLLGLIAFFLGRAKAARVRASGTAMQAQPDQYAWFAVLATAGPAVTVGAVGAFVMLLLGAQIPTLYLLAGSLVVAALGLMVGMRQVRPDFHARQAIERVIRWVLKAAALISILTTFGILISIVFEALRFFQMHSFWEFITGTVWNPGASFLAAAGRAEEGASAAQFGSVPLFAGTFMITAIAMLVAIPIGLLAAIYMAEFAPPKVRTLAKPTLEVLAGIPTVVYGFFAAITVAPIIVSIANFFGLDAAFNNAVAPGIVMGIMIIPFISSLSDDVINSVPDSMRQGSLALGMTRGETIRDVVIPAALPGIISASLLAVSRALGETMIVVMAAGMRPNLTANPLEDMTTVTVRIVAALTGDLEFESAETLSAFALGLVLFAVTLSLNLVSVLMIRRFREKYRVNNL, from the coding sequence ATGCAGACCGATCAACTCCTTCCACTGTTCAGCGGCGTGCTGCTGCTGCTGGGTCTGATAGCCTTCTTCCTGGGCCGTGCCAAGGCTGCGCGTGTGCGCGCCAGCGGCACGGCCATGCAAGCGCAGCCGGACCAGTACGCCTGGTTCGCCGTGCTCGCCACCGCCGGACCCGCCGTCACGGTCGGCGCGGTGGGCGCCTTCGTGATGCTGTTGCTCGGCGCCCAGATTCCTACCCTCTACCTCCTGGCCGGCAGCCTGGTGGTAGCCGCCCTCGGGCTGATGGTGGGCATGCGCCAGGTGAGGCCCGACTTCCACGCGCGCCAGGCGATCGAGCGGGTGATCCGCTGGGTGCTCAAGGCCGCGGCCCTGATCTCCATCCTGACCACCTTCGGTATCCTGATCTCGATCGTCTTCGAGGCGCTGCGCTTCTTCCAGATGCACAGCTTCTGGGAGTTCATTACCGGCACGGTCTGGAACCCCGGCGCCAGCTTCCTGGCCGCCGCCGGTCGCGCCGAGGAGGGCGCCAGCGCCGCGCAGTTCGGCTCGGTGCCGCTGTTCGCCGGCACCTTCATGATTACCGCCATCGCCATGCTGGTCGCGATCCCCATCGGCCTGCTGGCGGCGATCTATATGGCCGAGTTCGCTCCCCCGAAGGTGCGCACCCTGGCCAAGCCGACCCTCGAGGTGCTGGCCGGCATCCCCACCGTGGTCTACGGCTTCTTCGCCGCCATCACCGTGGCGCCGATCATCGTCTCCATCGCCAACTTCTTCGGCCTGGACGCCGCCTTCAACAACGCCGTGGCGCCGGGCATCGTGATGGGCATCATGATCATCCCCTTCATCTCCTCGCTCTCCGACGACGTCATCAACTCGGTGCCGGACAGCATGCGCCAGGGCTCGCTGGCGCTGGGCATGACCCGGGGCGAGACCATCCGCGACGTGGTCATTCCGGCGGCGCTGCCGGGGATCATCTCCGCGTCGCTGCTGGCGGTCTCCCGCGCCCTGGGGGAGACCATGATCGTGGTGATGGCGGCGGGCATGCGGCCCAACCTCACCGCCAACCCGCTGGAGGACATGACCACCGTGACGGTGCGCATCGTCGCCGCGCTCACCGGCGACCTGGAGTTCGAGAGTGCCGAGACCCTCTCCGCCTTCGCCCTGGGCCTGGTGCTCTTCGCCGTCACCCTCAGCCTGAACCTGGTGTCGGTGCTGATGATCCGTCGCTTCCGCGAGAAGTATCGCGTCAACAACCTGTAA
- a CDS encoding SIP domain-containing protein: MALPHASPEPGGGERGAISVNLAALPDDARCHAVIEIPHESDRQALVHPENMRLHFRPRRQGRYAVRGPRGMRG; the protein is encoded by the coding sequence ATGGCGTTGCCCCACGCCTCCCCGGAGCCGGGTGGCGGGGAGCGGGGGGCGATCAGCGTCAACCTGGCCGCCTTGCCCGACGACGCCCGCTGTCACGCCGTGATCGAGATTCCTCACGAATCGGATCGGCAGGCCCTCGTGCACCCCGAGAACATGCGGCTGCATTTCAGGCCCCGCCGTCAGGGGCGTTACGCTGTGAGGGGGCCTCGCGGAATGCGGGGCTGA
- a CDS encoding metalloregulator ArsR/SmtB family transcription factor: MSLDPVRVFKCLGDETRLMLTLLVLREQELCVCEMTHALELSQPKVSRHLAQLRQCGLLEDRREGQWVYYGVEASLPGWVMATLAAAAEGRATELERVCARLARMGNRPERRAALC; this comes from the coding sequence ATGTCGCTGGACCCGGTCCGTGTCTTCAAGTGCCTGGGCGACGAGACTCGCCTGATGCTCACGCTGCTCGTGCTGCGCGAGCAGGAACTTTGTGTCTGCGAAATGACCCACGCCCTGGAGCTCTCGCAGCCCAAGGTGTCGCGGCACCTGGCGCAGCTGCGCCAGTGCGGCCTGCTCGAGGATCGCCGCGAGGGCCAGTGGGTCTACTACGGGGTCGAGGCTAGCCTACCGGGCTGGGTCATGGCCACCCTGGCCGCGGCGGCCGAGGGGCGAGCCACGGAACTCGAACGGGTGTGCGCGCGCCTGGCGCGGATGGGCAACCGGCCCGAGCGTCGAGCCGCGCTTTGCTGA
- the pstA gene encoding phosphate ABC transporter permease PstA gives MSQTFDEISTQLRKRHRRSARLKWISMGALGLAGLFLLWFFSDMLGKGLPAFQQAQIQVEIDYNEDASRMGRAALDPEVSRLVSRTFERLIPVQIRENPALLGTTETRWVLADGEVDQYLKGHRHKLNEAQQALIDELAAEGRVELRFNTTFFTTGDSKMPEASGILSAAVGTVMTMLVTLAIAFPIGVMTAVYLEEFAPDNRFTQAIEININNLAAIPSILFGLLGLAIFINFFGVPRSSPLVGGMTLALMTLPVIIIATRTALRSVPDSIRHAAFGVGCSRWQVVRDHVLPLAMPGIMTGSIIGLAQAMGETAPLIIVGMVAFIPDVSASLTEAATVLPAQVFTWAGEPEKAFVEKTAGGILVLLAILIFLNATAVILRKKFERRW, from the coding sequence ATGAGTCAAACCTTCGACGAGATCAGCACCCAGTTGCGCAAGCGCCACCGCCGCTCGGCGCGACTCAAGTGGATCTCCATGGGCGCCCTGGGGCTGGCCGGCCTGTTCCTCCTGTGGTTCTTCTCCGACATGCTGGGCAAGGGCCTGCCGGCCTTCCAGCAGGCGCAGATCCAGGTGGAGATCGACTACAACGAGGATGCAAGCCGCATGGGGCGTGCCGCCCTGGATCCTGAGGTGTCGCGTCTGGTCAGCCGCACCTTCGAGCGCCTGATCCCGGTGCAGATCCGCGAGAATCCCGCGCTGCTGGGTACCACCGAGACCCGCTGGGTGCTCGCCGACGGTGAGGTCGACCAGTACCTCAAGGGGCATCGCCACAAGCTGAACGAGGCCCAGCAGGCCCTGATCGACGAGCTGGCGGCCGAGGGGCGCGTCGAGCTGAGGTTCAATACCACCTTCTTTACCACCGGCGACTCCAAGATGCCGGAGGCCTCGGGCATCCTCTCCGCCGCGGTGGGTACGGTGATGACCATGCTGGTGACGCTGGCCATCGCTTTCCCCATCGGGGTGATGACGGCGGTCTACCTGGAGGAGTTCGCGCCGGACAACCGCTTCACCCAGGCCATCGAGATCAACATCAACAACCTGGCGGCGATCCCCTCGATCCTGTTCGGTCTGCTGGGCCTGGCGATCTTCATCAACTTCTTCGGGGTGCCGCGCTCCTCACCGCTGGTGGGCGGCATGACGCTGGCGCTGATGACCCTGCCGGTGATCATCATCGCCACCCGCACGGCGCTGCGCAGCGTGCCGGACTCCATCCGCCACGCCGCCTTCGGGGTCGGCTGCTCGCGCTGGCAGGTCGTGCGCGACCACGTGCTGCCGCTGGCCATGCCCGGCATCATGACCGGCTCGATCATCGGCCTGGCCCAGGCCATGGGCGAGACCGCGCCGCTGATCATCGTCGGCATGGTGGCCTTCATCCCCGACGTCTCGGCTTCCCTGACCGAGGCCGCCACCGTGCTGCCGGCGCAGGTCTTCACCTGGGCGGGTGAGCCCGAGAAGGCATTCGTCGAGAAGACCGCGGGCGGTATCCTGGTCCTGCTGGCGATCCTGATCTTCCTCAACGCCACCGCCGTCATCCTGCGCAAGAAATTCGAGCGTCGCTGGTAA
- the arsJ gene encoding organoarsenical effux MFS transporter ArsJ — MLNRFRALSFEVRQYLLITGNYWAFTLTDGALRMLVVLHFHQLGYSPLEVALLFLFYEAFGVITNLVGGWLGARLGLNRTMNMGLGLQIVALAMLMVPATALTVPWVMAAQALSGIAKDLNKMSAKSAVKVLVPKDSPSAGSALYRWVAILTGSKNALKGAGFFLGGVLLTLIGFRGAVIAMALMLAGVLVLSLVRLKADLGRQKRKPAFGEMFSTSKAINVLSAARLCLFASRDVWFVVALPVFLYDQHGWSHWTVGGLLALWVIGYGGVQTQAPRLTGLVKGGARGITAFWALALAGLPALLALLPLAQVGWLVAGLLAFGVLFAVNSSWHSYLIVHYARADGVSMDVGFYYMANAMGRLAGTLLSGWVYQAFGLAACLGISSALVAASALMALALPREATPR; from the coding sequence GTGCTGAACCGCTTTCGGGCGCTCTCCTTCGAGGTGCGCCAGTACCTGCTGATCACCGGCAACTACTGGGCCTTCACCCTCACCGACGGTGCCCTGCGCATGCTGGTGGTGCTGCACTTCCACCAGCTGGGCTACTCGCCGCTGGAGGTGGCGCTGCTGTTCCTCTTCTACGAGGCCTTCGGCGTGATCACCAACCTGGTGGGCGGCTGGCTCGGGGCGAGGCTCGGGCTGAACCGCACCATGAACATGGGGCTAGGGCTGCAGATCGTGGCGCTCGCCATGCTGATGGTGCCGGCCACGGCGCTGACCGTGCCCTGGGTCATGGCCGCCCAGGCGCTGTCGGGGATCGCCAAGGACCTCAACAAGATGAGCGCCAAGAGCGCGGTCAAGGTGCTGGTGCCCAAGGACAGCCCCAGTGCCGGCTCCGCGCTCTATCGCTGGGTGGCGATCCTGACCGGCTCCAAGAACGCGCTCAAGGGCGCCGGCTTCTTCCTGGGCGGGGTGCTGCTGACCCTGATCGGCTTCCGTGGCGCGGTCATCGCCATGGCGCTGATGCTGGCGGGCGTGCTGGTTCTGTCGCTCGTGCGGCTCAAGGCCGACCTGGGGCGACAGAAGCGCAAGCCGGCGTTCGGCGAGATGTTCTCCACCTCGAAGGCGATCAACGTCCTGTCGGCGGCTCGCCTTTGCCTGTTTGCCTCGCGGGATGTCTGGTTCGTGGTGGCCTTGCCGGTCTTCCTCTATGACCAGCATGGCTGGAGCCACTGGACCGTGGGCGGCCTGCTGGCGCTGTGGGTGATCGGCTACGGCGGGGTACAGACCCAGGCGCCGCGCCTGACCGGCCTGGTCAAGGGCGGCGCTCGGGGGATCACCGCCTTCTGGGCCCTGGCGTTGGCCGGCCTGCCGGCCTTGCTGGCGCTGCTGCCGCTGGCCCAGGTGGGTTGGCTGGTGGCGGGGCTACTCGCCTTCGGCGTGCTGTTCGCGGTCAACTCGAGCTGGCACAGCTACCTGATCGTCCACTATGCCCGCGCCGACGGCGTCTCCATGGACGTGGGCTTCTACTACATGGCCAACGCCATGGGACGCCTCGCCGGCACGCTGCTCTCCGGCTGGGTCTACCAGGCCTTCGGGCTCGCCGCCTGCCTCGGGATCTCGTCCGCTCTGGTGGCCGCCAGCGCGCTGATGGCCCTGGCCCTGCCGCGGGAGGCCACGCCCCGCTGA
- a CDS encoding ArsJ-associated glyceraldehyde-3-phosphate dehydrogenase, which translates to MTLSIGINGFGRIGRLALRSLWPRVEAGEVVIARLNDPGGDAATFAHLLEFDSVHGHWSPGEGIRAEEEAIVIDGQRIAFSGHQAPSDGDWAGCAVVIECSGKHKTRDKLQAYLDQGVDRVVVSAPVKEPDVLNVVMGVNDDQYRPERHRIVTAASCTTNCLAPVVKVIHETFGIRHGSMTTVHDITNTQTILDAPHKDLRRARACGMSLIPTTTGSAKAITAIFPELEGKLNGHAVRVPLANASLTDMVFELEREVTGEEVNAALSAAAEGELAGILGYEARPLVSIDYRTDPRSSIIDALSTMVVNGTQVKLYAWYDNEWGYANRTAELALKVARG; encoded by the coding sequence ATGACCCTGTCCATCGGTATCAACGGCTTCGGCCGCATCGGCCGTCTCGCGCTGCGCAGCCTGTGGCCGCGCGTCGAGGCCGGCGAGGTTGTCATCGCACGCCTCAACGACCCGGGCGGCGACGCCGCCACCTTCGCCCACCTGCTGGAGTTCGACTCGGTGCACGGCCACTGGTCGCCGGGGGAGGGCATCCGCGCCGAGGAGGAGGCGATCGTCATCGACGGGCAACGCATCGCCTTCAGTGGTCATCAGGCGCCGAGTGACGGCGACTGGGCTGGCTGTGCGGTGGTCATCGAGTGCTCTGGAAAGCACAAGACCCGGGACAAGCTGCAGGCCTACCTCGACCAGGGCGTCGACCGGGTGGTGGTCAGCGCGCCGGTCAAGGAGCCGGACGTGCTCAACGTGGTGATGGGCGTCAACGACGATCAGTACCGGCCCGAGCGGCATCGCATCGTCACCGCGGCGAGCTGCACCACCAACTGCCTGGCCCCGGTGGTCAAGGTGATCCACGAGACCTTCGGCATCCGCCATGGCTCCATGACCACGGTGCACGACATCACCAATACCCAGACGATCCTCGATGCCCCCCACAAGGACCTGCGTCGTGCGCGGGCCTGTGGCATGAGCCTGATCCCGACCACCACCGGCTCGGCCAAGGCGATCACCGCCATCTTCCCGGAGCTCGAGGGCAAGCTGAACGGCCATGCCGTCCGCGTGCCGCTGGCCAACGCCTCGCTGACCGACATGGTCTTCGAGTTGGAAAGGGAGGTCACCGGGGAGGAGGTCAATGCGGCGCTCTCGGCCGCCGCCGAGGGCGAGCTCGCCGGCATCCTCGGCTATGAGGCGCGCCCGCTGGTCTCCATCGACTACCGCACCGATCCGCGCAGCTCGATCATCGATGCGCTCTCGACCATGGTGGTGAACGGCACCCAGGTGAAGCTCTATGCCTGGTACGACAACGAGTGGGGCTACGCCAACCGCACCGCGGAGCTGGCGCTGAAGGTGGCCCGTGGCTGA
- a CDS encoding substrate-binding domain-containing protein: MNRILKTTAIAAAVMGVATVAHARDQIRIVGSSTVYPFASYVTEEFGAVTEYPTPVIESTGSGGGLRLFCNGVGEGTPDITNASRRIKASEVERCIENGVTDVTEVKIGSDGIVFAQSSTNEGVDLTLEQLFLAVAAKVPVDGELVDNPYQKWSDIDAALPDREISVYGPPSTSGTRDAFEELVMEAASEEMDAYGDEAYTEIRADGAYIDAGENDNLIVQRLTEDTESFGIFGYSFLVENPNALVAATIGGVEAEPEAISSGDYPIARSLWFYVKNQHAEAVPPLYDYVDMFVSETMIGEGGYLGDLGLIPLPEAEREQTRDKVADRAKLQVSDL; encoded by the coding sequence ATGAACCGCATCCTCAAGACCACCGCCATCGCCGCCGCCGTCATGGGCGTGGCCACCGTGGCTCACGCCCGCGATCAGATCCGCATCGTCGGCTCCAGCACCGTCTACCCGTTCGCCAGCTACGTGACCGAGGAGTTCGGCGCGGTGACCGAGTACCCGACCCCGGTAATCGAGTCCACCGGCTCCGGCGGCGGCCTCCGCCTGTTCTGCAACGGCGTGGGTGAGGGTACTCCTGACATCACCAATGCCTCGCGCCGCATCAAGGCCTCCGAGGTGGAGCGCTGCATCGAGAACGGCGTGACCGACGTCACCGAGGTCAAGATCGGCTCCGACGGCATCGTCTTCGCCCAGTCCAGCACCAACGAGGGCGTCGACCTGACCCTCGAGCAGCTGTTCCTGGCCGTGGCCGCCAAGGTGCCGGTCGACGGCGAGCTGGTCGACAACCCCTACCAGAAGTGGAGCGACATCGACGCCGCCCTGCCGGATCGCGAGATCTCCGTCTACGGCCCGCCCAGTACCTCCGGCACCCGTGATGCCTTCGAGGAGCTGGTGATGGAAGCCGCCTCCGAGGAGATGGACGCCTATGGCGACGAGGCCTACACCGAGATTCGTGCCGACGGCGCCTACATCGACGCCGGCGAGAATGACAACCTGATCGTCCAGCGCCTCACCGAGGACACCGAGTCCTTCGGCATCTTCGGCTACTCTTTCCTGGTCGAGAACCCCAACGCGCTGGTCGCTGCCACCATCGGCGGCGTCGAGGCCGAGCCCGAGGCGATCAGCTCCGGCGACTACCCGATCGCTCGCTCGCTGTGGTTCTACGTCAAGAACCAGCACGCCGAGGCCGTGCCGCCGCTGTACGACTACGTCGACATGTTCGTCTCCGAGACCATGATCGGCGAGGGCGGCTACCTGGGTGACCTGGGCCTGATCCCGCTGCCGGAAGCCGAGCGCGAGCAGACCCGCGACAAGGTCGCCGATCGCGCCAAGCTGCAGGTCTCCGATCTGTAA
- a CDS encoding NADPH-dependent FMN reductase — protein MPHYLVFIGTARDSTPPAPARLGLRVALACQRLLEAEGASVELIDPLELELGAVFKPHFAYTRSQAPEGLDALADRIAAADGYVMVSPEYNHSMSPALAHLLNHFGSSLYAFKPSAIVTYSAGQWGGARAAVNMRTFLAELGCLPVSAMIHVPHAQQALEEDGSFHDDTERWVGYFGRTLGQLGWWAQAAARYREEVDPHRISPAFREAPSQRNAPDGGA, from the coding sequence ATGCCCCACTATCTGGTCTTTATCGGCACCGCGCGCGATTCGACGCCCCCCGCACCGGCTCGACTGGGCCTCAGGGTGGCACTTGCCTGCCAACGACTGCTCGAGGCCGAAGGCGCCTCGGTCGAGCTGATCGACCCGCTGGAGCTCGAGTTAGGCGCGGTCTTCAAGCCTCACTTCGCCTACACGAGGTCGCAGGCTCCCGAGGGGCTGGATGCGCTCGCCGACAGGATCGCCGCCGCCGACGGCTACGTCATGGTGAGCCCGGAGTACAATCACTCCATGAGTCCGGCCCTGGCGCATCTGCTAAACCACTTCGGCAGCTCGCTCTATGCCTTCAAGCCCAGCGCCATCGTGACCTACTCGGCCGGCCAATGGGGCGGCGCCAGGGCCGCGGTCAACATGCGCACCTTCCTGGCGGAGCTGGGCTGCCTGCCGGTCTCGGCCATGATTCATGTCCCCCATGCCCAGCAGGCGCTGGAGGAAGATGGCAGCTTTCACGACGACACGGAGCGCTGGGTCGGCTATTTCGGCCGCACCCTGGGCCAGCTGGGCTGGTGGGCACAGGCCGCTGCCCGTTACCGGGAGGAGGTAGACCCCCACCGGATCAGCCCCGCATTCCGCGAGGCCCCCTCACAGCGTAACGCCCCTGACGGCGGGGCCTGA
- the pstB gene encoding phosphate ABC transporter ATP-binding protein PstB, with the protein MNIQAVPRHTGGADPELGQPHTRNDDACHDLSIRVRDLSLWYGDSQALKGLNIDLFQKNVTALIGPSGCGKSTFLRCLNRMNDLIPSVRIEGLVEMDGRDVNQAKMDEVALRRRVGMVFQKPNPFPKSIYENIAYAPRMHDLVSRKSDQDELVERALRDAGLWEEVKDKLHQPGTSLSGGQQQRLCIARAIAVQPDVILMDEPTSALDPISTATIEDLMDKLKQQFTIITVTHNMQQAARVADYTAFFHLGEIIEYNDTKTMFSNPATKKAEDYITGRYG; encoded by the coding sequence ATGAACATCCAAGCTGTTCCCCGCCACACTGGCGGTGCTGACCCCGAGCTGGGGCAGCCCCATACCCGCAACGACGACGCCTGCCACGACCTGAGCATCCGCGTGCGTGACCTCAGCCTCTGGTATGGCGACAGCCAGGCGCTCAAGGGGCTCAACATCGACCTCTTCCAGAAGAACGTCACCGCGCTGATCGGGCCGTCCGGCTGCGGCAAGTCGACCTTCCTGCGCTGCCTCAACCGCATGAACGACCTGATCCCGAGCGTGCGCATCGAGGGGCTGGTGGAGATGGACGGGCGCGACGTCAACCAGGCGAAGATGGACGAGGTGGCCCTGCGTCGCCGGGTGGGGATGGTCTTCCAGAAGCCCAACCCCTTCCCCAAGTCGATCTACGAGAACATCGCCTACGCCCCGCGCATGCACGACCTGGTGAGCCGCAAGTCGGACCAGGACGAGCTGGTGGAGCGGGCCCTGCGCGATGCCGGCCTCTGGGAGGAGGTCAAGGACAAGCTGCACCAGCCCGGGACCTCGCTCTCCGGCGGCCAGCAGCAGCGCCTGTGCATCGCCCGGGCGATCGCCGTGCAGCCCGACGTGATCCTGATGGACGAGCCGACCTCGGCCCTGGACCCGATCTCCACGGCGACCATCGAGGACCTGATGGACAAGCTCAAGCAGCAGTTCACCATCATCACCGTGACCCACAACATGCAGCAGGCGGCGCGGGTCGCCGACTACACCGCCTTCTTCCATCTCGGCGAGATCATCGAGTACAACGACACCAAGACGATGTTCTCCAACCCGGCCACCAAGAAGGCCGAGGACTACATCACCGGCCGCTACGGCTGA
- the arsB gene encoding ACR3 family arsenite efflux transporter, with amino-acid sequence MNHHATSDAPTTTEGMGLFERLLSLWVALAIIAGVLLGQFAPAVPETLSRFEVAQVSIPVAILIWAMIFPMMAQIDFTSVLGVRRQPKGLVITTTVNWLIKPFTMFAIAWFFLMVVFRPWIPEALASQYLAGAILLGAAPCTAMVFVWSTLTRGDAAYTLVQVSLNDLIMLVAFAPIVVLLLGVSDIQVPWDTVALSVVLYIVIPLTAGYLARRTLIARHGLDWYERVFLKRVGPITPIGLIITLVLLFAFQGEVILEAPLHIALIAVPLILQTFLIFFIAYGWAKAWKVPHCVAAPGAMIGASNFFELAVAAAIALFGLQSGAALATVVGVLVEVPVMLALVRIANATRRQFP; translated from the coding sequence ATGAACCACCACGCCACTTCCGATGCCCCAACGACGACGGAGGGCATGGGGCTCTTCGAGCGCCTGCTCTCCCTGTGGGTGGCGCTGGCGATCATCGCCGGCGTGCTGCTCGGCCAGTTCGCGCCCGCGGTTCCCGAGACGCTGTCACGCTTCGAGGTGGCCCAGGTATCGATCCCGGTGGCGATCCTGATCTGGGCGATGATCTTTCCCATGATGGCCCAGATCGATTTCACCTCGGTGCTGGGGGTGCGTCGCCAGCCCAAGGGGCTCGTCATCACCACCACGGTGAACTGGCTGATCAAGCCGTTCACCATGTTCGCCATCGCCTGGTTCTTCCTGATGGTGGTGTTTCGCCCCTGGATTCCCGAAGCGCTCGCCAGCCAGTACCTGGCCGGCGCCATCCTGCTGGGAGCGGCGCCCTGCACCGCCATGGTCTTCGTGTGGAGTACCCTGACGCGAGGCGATGCCGCCTATACGCTGGTGCAGGTCTCCCTGAACGACCTGATCATGCTGGTCGCCTTCGCCCCGATCGTGGTGCTGCTGCTCGGGGTCTCCGATATCCAGGTCCCCTGGGATACCGTGGCGCTCTCGGTGGTGCTCTATATCGTCATCCCGCTGACGGCCGGCTACCTGGCTCGCCGCACCCTGATCGCCCGGCATGGCCTCGACTGGTACGAACGGGTCTTCCTGAAGCGGGTGGGGCCCATCACGCCCATCGGCCTGATCATCACCCTGGTGCTGCTGTTCGCCTTCCAGGGCGAGGTGATCCTCGAGGCACCGCTGCATATCGCCCTGATCGCGGTGCCTCTGATCCTTCAGACCTTTCTGATCTTCTTCATCGCCTACGGCTGGGCCAAGGCCTGGAAGGTGCCCCACTGCGTGGCCGCCCCCGGTGCGATGATCGGCGCCAGCAACTTCTTCGAGCTCGCCGTGGCGGCGGCCATCGCCCTGTTCGGCCTCCAGTCCGGCGCGGCGCTGGCGACCGTGGTCGGGGTGCTGGTGGAGGTGCCGGTGATGCTCGCCCTGGTGCGCATCGCCAATGCCACGCGACGGCAGTTTCCTTGA